CATAGATCTGTCATTGAAAAAACATTTATTTTTGGTAAATCAGCTCAACAATCTCTCCAATGTTTTTGCAGCTCTCTAATTTAAGATTGATTTTCGGAAACTCCGGGGAAAAAGCGGAATTCCATTTCCAAGGACAGTTGGCATAACATAAATGTAATATCTGTCAATTAAATTCTCCTGCATAAAACAGCGAATTATTTCTCCCCCACCTAAGAGCCAAATGTTTCCCGAATGTTTTTCAGAGATGAAATCTAACACTTGTTTCCCCGGCGGTATAGACGTAAATTGGACATTCGGATCATAATGAAGTTGTTGACGTGTACATACATAACAGGGCATTCCTTCGTATGGCCATTTATCAGGGGAAAGATCCTTTTTTATTTGGCGGTAGGTTTTCCCTCCAAGTATGATTGCCTGCAGGGAATCATAAAATTCCTTATATCCAAGATCGGGGGATGGACTCGGGGTTTCATCCAAAAAACTTATATTCCCATCTTTTTCAGCAATATAACCGTCTAAAGACATCGCAATATATAGAATTAATCTGTTTTTCACGGTAGTTCTCCTGCCTGACAGTAACAGCACTTTCCCTATTTACATTTATCCACAATTTCAATGAAAAATAAAATTGTAAAAACTTTCTTATATCAGAATGCACTTTAATTTTTATATCATAGTCTCAAATTTTAGTTTTGTCAAATACACTTTCCTTTAGTCGGCAATAGTATGTTATCGTAAGAAAGATAAAAAAACACTTGACAAGTTATGGGAATAATAGTATATTAGTAAAGCGGGTTGCACATAACAGCCCGTATGAATGGGATCTTAGCTCAGCTGGGAGAGCATCTGCCTTACAAGCAGAGGGTCATAGGTTCGAGCCCTATAGGTCCCACTCATTTCTATCATATCATATGGCGAGATAGCTCAGCTGGCTAGAGCATGCGGTTCATACCCGCAGTGTCGAGGGTTCAAGTCCCCCTCTCGCTACTCACAAGAGTCTTGAAAGTACAGTGTTTATGCTGTTTTCGAGACTTTTATTTTTTTAAGATAATCAAACAGCAGTACGATATTGCTTCCTCAATCTGCCGTTCCGCTTCCTCTGCGCTTTTATTATTGAAATATTAATAATTCTTTGTGATCTCACTTAACGTAGGCATATCTCCGCCTCCATCTTTACCTAAGTATTTTCGATGTGAAACTGGTTCATTTCACGCTCATATTTTAATGGCATAATTTTAACCGTTCCTTTATTTATTCTCA
The sequence above is a segment of the Lachnospiraceae bacterium JLR.KK008 genome. Coding sequences within it:
- a CDS encoding dihydrofolate reductase family protein, whose amino-acid sequence is MKNRLILYIAMSLDGYIAEKDGNISFLDETPSPSPDLGYKEFYDSLQAIILGGKTYRQIKKDLSPDKWPYEGMPCYVCTRQQLHYDPNVQFTSIPPGKQVLDFISEKHSGNIWLLGGGEIIRCFMQENLIDRYYIYVMPTVLGNGIPLFPRSFRKSILN